The Podospora pseudocomata strain CBS 415.72m chromosome 3, whole genome shotgun sequence genome window below encodes:
- a CDS encoding hypothetical protein (EggNog:ENOG503NXTF; COG:S): protein MTREISPPPLKRRRLVHQSSPETKSHSFRVFSWNINGVDAFLPPTNSKITTFFKPTNSPSGRASPPKTDHETTSNLLRAFLSRHNWPEVLFLQELKIKQGDCKTAAALLTAINSPLSKSDVLSQERTYTLDTVLPRDKYNVRGFQGKLYGVGTIIRKDFARGHVSLIREADWDLEGRVSIVELKKGLGQDRPLALLNIYAVNGTSSPYRSPDTGKAVGTRHDHKIVFHSRLRDECLELEAQGYNVVVAGDLNVARGVLDGHPNLRTYPSQHCLNRADFNAKFFGQEDNKRARAHVRTSNEKQACLDAIDVFRALHRTERRYTYHPRTAHWGSSCDRVDLILASKRLWEEGLVLSTGILDSPQERGPSDHVPLWVELKGTG from the coding sequence ATGACGCGCGAAATAAGTCCACCTCCGCTGAAACGAAGGAGGCTGGTTCACCAGAGTTCCCCGGAGACCAAGTCGCATTCTTTTCGAGTCTTTTCTTGGAACATCAACGGCGTCGATGCttttctcccccccaccaactcAAAGATCACTACCTTCTTCAAGCCTACCAACTCTCCCAGTGGTCGAGCCAGTCCACCCAAAACAGACCATGAGACGACAAGCAATTTACTTCGCGCCTTCTTGTCTCGTCACAACTGGCCAGAGGTCTTATTTTTGCAGGAACTCAAGATCAAACAGGGTGACTGCAAGACTGCGGCCGCTCTTCTTACAGCCATCAATAGCCCACTAAGTAAAAGCGATGTCCTATCCCAGGAACGAACTTATACGCTTGACACAGTCCTACCTCGAGACAAGTACAACGTTAGAGGATTCCAGGGAAAGCTTTATGGAGTCGGCACCATCATAAGAAAGGACTTTGCCAGGGGCCACGTTTCCCTCATTCGCGAAGCCGACTGGGACCTTGAAGGCCGGGTGAGCATTGTCGAGCTCAAGAAAGGATTAGGTCAAGACAGGCCACTTGCGCTCCTCAATATTTACGCAGTCAACGGGACTTCTAGCCCCTATCGTTCACCTGACACGGGCAAGGCTGTTGGAACAAGACACGACCACAAGATTGTTTTTCACAGCCGCTTGCGCGATGAGTGTCTTGAACTTGAGGCTCAAGGCTACAACGTGGTGGTTGCCGGGGATCTAAACGTTGCGCGTGGTGTTCTAGATGGTCATCCAAATCTGAGAACATACCCAAGCCAGCATTGCCTCAACAGAGCCGACTTCAACGCCAAGTTCTTTGGACAAGAAGATAACAAGAGAGCCCGGGCGCATGTGAGGACCAGCAATGAGAAACAGGCCTGCTTAGATGCAATCGACGTTTTCCGCGCCCTTCACAGGACTGAGAGGAGGTATACTTATCACCCTCGCACAGCACACTGGGGCAGCAGTTGCGACAGGGTGGATCTCATCCTGGCTTCCAAAAGGCTCTGGGAAGAAGGCCTCGTTCTCAGCACCGGGATTCTGGACTCTCCTCAAGAAAGAGGACCCAGTGACCATGTCCCCTTATGGGTAGAGTTGAAAGGCACTGGGTAG
- a CDS encoding hypothetical protein (EggNog:ENOG503PA0Q; COG:S), producing the protein MMARLSFLLPLLGLLTVPAAAVLTISAALNVIEYVPLLTTSEDYYNSSAIFVNGGVAPLVRNSSIDLGANAETQALRNYANNTSLRIIWNIAEVPYRLVANRAAGISSLSDLKGKRVGTINGTSAGYFVEQLLKTVGLEYGDYQTIAGNICHEAPCGNRTFPDMLARGEIDAFGIWEPTLQLGIDALPAGQTVVFQDRKVYREIYNLHSTKEKLADKKKRKEIVVFLKNLIKAQRVFEEEPEKVYARVSAAVNVSVPLLKKVWRVHDWSGGIPEDLVDVLGEEEKYIARVDNRTASSREHVAKMVDGSVLVEALALLKKEERRGEGHGKERGRD; encoded by the coding sequence ATGATGGCACGCCTTTCCTTTCTTCTGCCCCTTTTGGGCCTGCTCACAGTTCCTGCAGCAGCTGTTCTCACCATCTCGGCCGCTCTCAACGTAATCGAATACGTCCCTCTCCTTACCACCTCCGAAGATTACTACAACTCCTCCGCAATTTTCGTCAACGGCGGAGTCGCGCCCCTCGTCCGCAACAGCTCTATCGACCTCGGCGCCAACGCCGAAACCCAAGCCCTCCGCAATTACGCAAATAACACCTCCCTCCGGATCATCTGGAACATTGCCGAGGTCCCCTACCGCCTGGTAGCCAACCGCGCAGCCGGTATTTCCTCTCTTTCCGATCTCAAGGGGAAGCGAGTTGGCACTATCAACGGCACCTCGGCGGGTTACTTTGTCGAGCAGCTCCTCAAGACCGTCGGTCTCGAATACGGGGATTACCAAACCATCGCCGGCAACATCTGCCACGAGGCGCCCTGCGGAAACAGGACCTTCCCGGACATGCTGGCAAGAGGAGAGATTGACGCGTTTGGCATCTGGGAACCCACCCTCCAATTGGGCATCGACGCGCTCCCCGCAGGGCAGACGGTGGTCTTCCAGGACAGAAAGGTGTACCGCGAGATTTACAACTTGCACTCTACCAAAGAGAAGCTGgcggacaagaagaaaaggaaagagaTTGTGGTGTTCTTGAAGAATCTGATCAAGGCGCAGAgggtgtttgaggaggagccggagaAGGTCTATGCGAGGGTCTCGGCCGCGGTGAATGTGAGCGTgccgttgttgaagaaggtttGGCGGGTTCATGATTGGAGTGGGGGGATCCCGGAGGATCTGGTGGAtgtgctgggggaggaggagaagtacATTGCCAGGGTGGATAACAGGACCGCGAGCAGTAGGGAGCATGtggccaagatggtggatgggagtGTGCTTGTGGAGGCGTTGGcgctgttgaagaaggaggagcggCGTGGAGAGGGACATGGGAAGGAACGTGGGCGGGATTAA
- a CDS encoding hypothetical protein (EggNog:ENOG503P2CN; COG:T) — protein MTVNDSQFESAPSSNPRDGHSFTTTAPVHQKLHLSPPSEEMVRRVPSRNEMNIHHITEDLSSAPSTTFTYFTPDTDECYIGSLPLPSSSLTPSLILESSSHLERIPDGLIYPLMPGKPLMALIIAPDSPPEDSETGAYFIRRPNLLNFDTKDKDRAEQQQAMLLREAVILQQLAQHGHPNMIRYHGTRTRRGRITGLVFDKHPYTLLEYLAEVKEKGKGNEIEVESFVRGLENVVSRLHQLGLAHNSIRAENIVVGRGEGSEGVRAVLVEFSKCLPFGKKFRTSYDGELKVSSKENDRQAVKDFRSWLEGVVDPTLITPTQDDQPASS, from the coding sequence ATGACTGTAAACGACTCCCAGTTTGAATCTGCCCCTAGCAGCAATCCTCGGGATGGCCattccttcaccaccaccgcccctgTTCATCAAAAGCTTCACCTCAGTCCCCCGAGCGAGGAAATGGTTCGCCGTGTGCCCTCCCGCAATGAGATGaacatccaccacatcaccgAAGatctctcctccgccccctccaccaccttcacaTACTTCACCCCTGACACGGATGAATGCTACATCGGCagtctccccctcccgtcctcgTCACTCACGCCGTCCCTAATTCTCGAGTCATCCTCCCATCTTGAGCGGATCCCCGACGGTCTCATCTATCCCCTCATGCCAGGGAAGCCTCTCATGGCGCTGATTATCGCGCCTGACTCACCCCCGGAGGACTCAGAGACAGGAGCGTACTTCATCCGCCGGCCCAATCTTTTGAATTTTGACACCAAAGACAAGGACAGggcagagcagcagcaagccatgCTCCTCAGAGAGGCTGTTATTCTCCAGCAGTTGGCGCAGCATGGCCATCCAAACATGATTCGCTATCACGGCACAAGAaccaggagagggagaatcACGGGATTGGTGTTTGACAAGCATCCATACACCCTGTTGGAGTATCTGgccgaggtgaaggagaagggcaaAGGAAACGAGATCGAGGTTGAGTCGTTcgtgagggggttggagaatgTGGTGAGCAGGCTGCACCAGCTGGGTCTGGCGCACAACAGTATTCGGGCTGAGAACATTGTTGTGGGGAGAGGCGAGGGTAGcgagggggtgagggcggtACTGGTGGAATTTAGCAAGTGCTTGCCTTTTGGCAAGAAGTTCAGGACATCGTATGACGGGGAGCTCAAGGTTTCGTCAAAGGAGAACGATCGCCAGGCAGTCAAGGACTTCAGGTCGTGGctggaaggggtggttgaCCCCACGCTGATCACCCCTACACAGGACGACCAGCCTGCCAGTAGTTGA
- a CDS encoding hypothetical protein (EggNog:ENOG503PB2W; COG:S), producing the protein MSSAKDFLEAAIRDSQAILPVENADAVTVATPTPRPHERKLATIRRISSLERLTKRFGLATVDGWKVLILNEENFLVGELVVFCEVDSFTPHRNPYSKLFAPWGTLQTMYGQKGWRIATQQLEFRSGSEKVKVTSQGRIFKLSDIGTIVREFRALKLKAASTDNTSFEDYLRDVDFSEKLGIKKWEPESSSSAKVTASANVTISTPVHRPSAPIATSASVKASAATIAAAPVAASMAPVQAAATMLNPKPPAFMLSTKMERHQNCPNLFNKPKYRRLVYQQTVKLDGSAMSIYFVNKDSHLYHSLPLLNSRVAPFYRKTCVFENGRAGICSTNKDIIYSTESFEAFVNTAVGLGLPKLLAKLDINIAFQGELVGHNICGNPYGYAALNDKANGKIGDCGNGFDFFLHSIVDLHTGKKWNPKAVCEFAVQHQIRHVPLEGYVRIREIANSHDELQAMAEAAPGEGFVFKCFEDQRSFKVLSTKWILEKGDEALARGERLRDRTAPLEQPHSILRIGGTQSGEVRLPVPVTSAAVKAKQIAVANAVAPLPATSAYVLKPEEKKPASEPIPHAAPKISDATKPVIVAPTVQARAVRAQAIQAPAVKAPAVTASAINVTVPAKDAAKRARNDEFWAELTPGMQLFEAWASGNDYQNIIDYVNAWKAKHLADQAFNEICQKKKAALAKIADEEKQRAMLRKFAKEQQEKAPANEAWHQTLAVSNDIPMPEPSFNLDCAAEESDSEVSGVDEDPGTDVAAPESTTTVMAPSVSITMSPKRAPVKKTVTVSKETLSWLGF; encoded by the coding sequence ATGTCTTCGGCCAAGGATTTCCTCGAGGCCGCCATCAGGGACTCTCAGGCGATCTTGCCCGTTGAGAACGCCGACGCTGTCACCGTCGCGACACCTACGCCTCGTCCTCATGAGCGCAAGCTCGCCACCATTCGccgcatctcctccctcgagaGGCTTACCAAGAGATTCGGCTTGGCCACAGTTGACGGCTGGAAAGTCTTGATCCTCAACGAGGAGAACTTTTTGGTCGGCGAACTCGTGGTGTTCTGCGAGGTGGACTCATTCACACCCCATCGCAACCCCTACTCGAAGCTCTTCGCTCCTTGGGGCACACTTCAGACCATGTATGGTCAGAAGGGCTGGCGTATTGCCACCCAGCAGCTCGAGTTTCGCAGCGGGTCGgaaaaggtcaaggtcaCTTCTCAGGGCCGAATTTTCAAGCTGAGTGATATCGGGACCATCGTCAGAGAATTCCGCGCTCTGAAACTCAAGGCTGCCTCGACCGATAACACCAGCTTCGAGGACTACCTTCGCGACGTTGACTTCTCTGAGAAGCTCGGCATCAAGAAGTGGGAGCCCgagtcttcttcctcggccaaGGTCACAGCTTCCGCCAATGTCACCATTTCGACTCCTGTCCACCGTCCTTCGGCTCCCATCGCCACTTCGGCTTCCGTCAAGGCTTCGGCTGCCACCATCGCTGCGGCTCCCGTCGCTGCTTCGATGGCGCCTGTCCAGGCGGCAGCCACTATGCTGAACCCCAAGCCGCCTGCGTTCATGCTCAGCACCAAAATGGAGAGGCATCAGAACTGTCCCAACCTTTTCAATAAGCCCAAGTACCGCCGCCTCGTGTACCAGCAGACGGTGAAGCTCGACGGTTCCGCCATGAGCATTTACTTCGTCAACAAGGACTCTCACCTTTACCACAGCTTGCCCTTGCTGAACTCCCGCGTCGCTCCCTTCTACCGCAAGACCTGCGTTTTCGAGAACGGTCGCGCCGGTATTTGCAGCACCAACAAAGACATCATCTACAGCACCGAGTCCTTCGAGGCTTTCGTCAACACCGCCGTTGGTCTCGGCCTTCCGAAGCTTCTCGCGAAGCTGGATATCAACATCGCCTTCCAGGGTGAACTTGTCGGCCACAACATTTGCGGCAATCCCTATGGCTACGCCGCTCTTAACGACAAGGCCAATGGCAAGATCGGCGACTGTGGCAACGGCTTTGacttcttcctccactcCATCGTCGACCTTCACACTGGCAAGAAGTGGAACCCCAAGGCCGTCTGCGAGTTTGCTGTCCAACACCAGATTCGCCACGTTCCTCTCGAGGGCTACGTGCGAATTCGCGAGATCGCCAACAGCCATGACGAGCTCCAGGCCATGGCTGAAGCCGCGCCCGGCGAGGGCTTCGTTTTCAAGTGCTTCGAGGACCAACGCTCATTCAAGGTCCTGAGCACCAAGTGGATTCTCGAGAAAGGCGATGAGGCCCTCGCTCGTGGCGAGCGTCTGCGAGACCGCACTGCCCCCCTGGAGCAACCCCATTCCATTTTGCGCATCGGCGGCACCCAGTCTGGGGAGGTTAGACTCCCCGTCCCAGTGACCTCTGCTGCTGTCAAGGCCAAGCAGATCGCTGTTGCCAACGCCGTCGCTCCGCTTCCCGCGACCTCTGCTTACGTTCTGAAGcctgaggagaagaagccagcTTCTGAGCCTATCCCCCACGCGGCCCCAAAAATCTCTGACGCCACGAAGCCGGTCATCGTCGCCCCAACCGTCCAGGCTCGGGCCGTCAGGGCTCAAGCCATTCAGGCTCCAGCTGTCAAGGCTCCAGCCGTCACGGCTTCGGCCATCAACGTTACCGTTCCCGCCAAAGACGCCGCCAAGCGGGCAAGGAACGACGAGTTCTGGGCCGAGCTCACTCCCGGCATGCAGCTATTCGAGGCCTGGGCCTCTGGCAATGACTACCAGAACATCATCGACTACGTCAACGCCTGGAAGGCAAAGCACTTGGCCGACCAGGCTTTCAACGAGATCtgccagaagaagaaggccgcccTGGCTAAGATCGCCGACGAGGAAAAGCAGCGCGCCATGCTGCGCAAGTTCGCGAAGGAGCAGCAAGAGAAGGCTCCAGCCAACGAGGCCTGGCACCAGACTTTGGCCGTCAGCAACGACATCCCGATGCCCGAGCCTTCTTTCAATCTCGACTGTGCCGCTGAGGAGTCCGACAGCGAGGTTTCCGGCGTTGATGAGGACCCCGGGACGGATGTCGCTGCCCCCGAGtcgaccaccaccgtcatGGCTCCCAGCGTGAGCATCACCATGTCGCCCAAGCGCGCCCCAGTCAAGAAGACAGTCACTGTCTCCAAGGAGACCCTCAGCTGGCTCGGCTTCTAA
- the SFH1 gene encoding Chromatin structure remodeling complex protein sfh1 (EggNog:ENOG503NX1J; COG:B; COG:K) codes for MALRSESQQAILSSLAPRLRTYQNALLQPVIPSAVPANPLSRTTKRGTTIINYAEDGYDDYDDDDDDNRRRPTGLRSLRRDDSASKVDPSEKVGKEAVAPVEMQGIWRDWMNRTRRADAQNYAQACLPLTLIPIRIDLDIPSYTPPPALPVGGHADPNHPFFKPQEPTVPYRLRDTFMWNLHETVITTDQFATTLVQDLDLPNRAQTISEISKQIRTQLEEYAGVALHPLFHSHSSRPNAAEPLKASIHVESATPAPQNLATSSLSRANTPHVPVTPSKLGNAPATPGAISEGEGVTASATPLETSADNYESPDDTYRCIVSLNINLSSQVYTDKFEWSLLHPPGTAELFAKQTCSDLGLSGEWVPAMTHAIYEAVLRLKKEACESGGLVAGWVGASSALTASGGVLPPGGVIEFPNDAVNPSGAGAGWRYDPDGLAESWGPRLEYLSKEEIEKREGDRERQIRRLRRETARFSSNTGLGAGGVPVGFGFTGLIEQDAEERMGRGERSKKKKRFRSLSPVGRAGTPGGYRGTPDATSGAGGYGGGGTLAEHERNTWRCSHCKVWGTSVWAVRDGPYGPRSLCNNCGFMFERDRKLPRFTLNLHLGDAKPL; via the exons ATGGCTTTGCGGTCCGAGTCGCAACAGGCGATACTCTCGTCTTTGGCCCCTCGCTTGCGCACCTACCAGAATGCTCTGCTCCAGCCTGTGATTCCCAGCGCCGTGCCGGCGAACCCTCTGTCGCGAACCACCAAGCGAGGAACGACTATAATCAACTATGCCGAGGATGGGTACGATGATtacgacgatgatgacgacgacaaccgTCGCCGACCTACCGGTTTGCGCAGCCTCCGTCGCGACGACAGCGCCTCCAAAGTAGACCCCAGCGAAAAGGTCGGCAAGGAAGCTGTCGCCCCAGTTGAGATGCAGGGCATCTGGCGCGACTGGATGAACAGGACGCGCCGGGCAGATGCCCAAAACTATGCCCAGGCTTGTCTCCCGCTGACGCTGATCCCGATTCGCATCGATCTCGACATTCCAAGCTATACACCCCCGCCTGCCCTGCCCGTCGGTGGCCATGCCGACCCAAAtcaccccttcttcaaacCCCAAGAACCAACAGTGCCTTACCGTCTACGCGACACCTTCATGTGGAATCTGCACGAGACAGTCATCACAACCGACCAGTTTGCCACCACCTTGGTTCAGGACCTCGATCTTCCCAACCGTGCCCAGACCATTTCAGAAATCAGCAAGCAGATTCGGACACAGCTTGAAGAGTATGCCGGTGTTGCGCTTCATCCTCTTTTCCACTCGCACAGTTCACGACCCAACGCCGCCGAGCCCTTAAAAGCTTCGATCCATGTCGAGTCGGCCACTCCGGCCCCTCAAAACCTTGCAACCTCTTCCCTCAGCCGAGCCAATACCCCCCACGTTCCCGTGACACCGTCCAAGTTGGGGAATGCCCCAGCGACGCCGGGCGCGATAtctgaaggagaaggcgtgACCGCCAGCGCTACCCCGCTTGAAACTTCAGCTGATAACTACGAGAGCCCCGACGATACCTATAGATGCATCGTCAGCCTTAACATCAACTTGTCGTCACAGGTGTACACCGACAAGTTTGAGTGGTCGCTGCTGCACCCGCCGGGAACGGCCGAGCTCTTCGCCAAGCAGACCTGTAGTGACTTGGGTTTGTCTGGCGAATGGGTACCGGCCATGACGCATGCCATCTATGAAGCTGTCCTACGTCTCAAGAAGGAAGCTTGCGAGTCGGGTGGTTTGGTTGCTGGCTGGGTTGGCGCCTCGTCTGCTCTCACTGCCAGCGGTGGTGTTCTGCCTCCAGGAGGAGTGATTGAGTTCCCGAATGATGCTGTCAACCCCAGCGGCGCAGGTGCTGGCTGGCGCTATGATCCTGACGGTCTTGCCGAATCCTGGGGCCCTCGTTTGGAGTATCtcagcaaggaggagattgagaaaCGGGAAGGTGACCGGGAGCGCCAGATTCGTCGGCTGAGGAGAGAGACCGCGCGCTTCAGTAGTAATACTGGGCTGGGCGCCGGTGGCGTGCCCGTTGGCTTCGGCTTCACCGGACTTATTGAGCAAGAtgcggaggagaggatggggagaggtgaaaggagcaaaaagaagaagcgcTTCAGGAGTCTGTCGCCGGTCGGCCGAGCGGGCACTCCCGGTGGATATAGGGGTACTCCAGATGCCACGAGCGGTGCTGGAGGTTACGGGGGTGGCGGAACACTTGCTGAGCATGAGAGGAACACTTGGCGGTGCTCCCACTGCAAGGTTTGGGGGACAAGTGTTTGGGCTGTCCGGGATGGTCCTTATGGGCCAAGG TCTCTTTGCAACAATTGCGGGTTCATGTTTGAGCGCGATCGCAAGCTGCCTCGTTTTACACTGAATCTACATCTTGGTGATGCCAAGCCACTCTAG
- a CDS encoding hypothetical protein (EggNog:ENOG503PI8G) translates to MAHLILLVLLVSTYAYAAPQPAATDTGAAARLNDQLDFDFHNVFPAIFKASVCTQNTYRYSPEYDHAWGPTAGVPWQIISDTMFGLGNNWRPTDNRIDAHLRIYYDDGARYKHSANGQLWDTVEHFYRPAGDGGVHACQEQTFHRCYPAGFLPRLEQMPLQTLFHKWMHAMPFLGQDYPDARGMSGSWDHVITLFTEQALHDPEAYSEFFYPSYTRLFLWQRQQKKAYLGLWAALADLSPSGYLDANGRGGGYTIDRFWGIWPEETKWDQNFLEDNTGETDNPAFGGWITA, encoded by the exons ATGGCTCACCTCATCctgttggtgctgcttgTCAGCACCTACGCCTACGCTGCCCCCCAACCGGCGGCTACAGATACTGG CGCCGCCGCTCGCCTCAACGATCAGCTCGACTTCGACTTCCACAACGTCTtccccgccatcttcaaggcCAGCGTCTGCACCCAAAACACCTACCGCTACTCCCCCGAGTACGACCACGCCTGGGGTCCCACCGCAGGCGTCCCTTGGCAAATAATATCAGACACCATGTTCGGCCTGGGCAACAACTGGCGCCCCACAGACAACCGCATTGACGCCCACCTCCGCATCTACTACGACGACGGCGCCAGATACAAACACTCGGCCAACGGCCAGCTCTGGGACACCGTCGAGCACTTTTACCGCCCCGCCGGCGACGGCGGAGTCCACGCCTGCCAGGAGCAAACCTTCCACCGTTGCTAC CCTGCCGGTTTTCTCCCTCGGCTGGAGCAGATGCCCCTCCAGACGCTGTTTCACAAGTGGATGCATGCCATGCCGTTTCTCGGGCAGGATTATCCAGACGCCCGAGGTATGAGCGGGAGTTGGGACCATGTGATCACTCTGTTCACAGAGCAAGCGTTGCATGATCCAGAGGCCTACAGTGAGTTCTTTTACCCTTCCTACACAAGGCTGTTTTTATGGCAGCGCCAACAAAAGAAAGCATATCTCGGCCTCTGGGCTGCCCTTGCTGACCTGAGCCCAAGCGGTTACCTGGACGCCAATggcagaggaggtggatACACAATCGACCGCTTCTGGGGCATATGGCCTGAGGAAACCAAATGGGACCAGAATTTCCTTGAGGACAACACGGGTGAAACCGACAATCCGGCTTTTGGAGGCTGGATTACGGCGTAA